A single Lolium perenne isolate Kyuss_39 chromosome 6, Kyuss_2.0, whole genome shotgun sequence DNA region contains:
- the LOC127307493 gene encoding basic blue protein-like, whose translation MAAAMKITLLALAAIAVLSTASAATYNVGEPASEWGFGINYGSWASSKQFIPGDSIVFKYNPQAHDVLEVSKADYDSCSAANPITTLKTGNDVIALPATGTRYFICGFTGHCASGMKVTIDVLSASSPLTPSSPAPASGPSASNSPPPPPPSAATSVRVTAGLGLVLLLAGLMA comes from the coding sequence ATGGCAGCTGCCATGAAGATCACCCTACTTGCCTTGGCGGCGATAGCCGTCTTGAGCACCGCATCGGCCGCGACATATAACGTGGGCGAGCCGGCCAGCGAGTGGGGCTTCGGCATCAACTACGGCAGCTGGGCGTCCTCCAAGCAGTTCATCCCCGGTGACAGTATCGTCTTCAAGTACAACCCGCAGGCGCACGACGTGCTCGAGGTCAGCAAGGCCGACTACGACTCCTGCAGCGCCGCAAACCCAATCACCACCCTCAAAACCGGCAACGACGTCATCGCACTCCCCGCCACGGGCACCCGCTACTTCATCTGCGGCTTCACTGGCCACTGCGCCAGCGGCATGAAGGTCACGATCGACGTCCTGTCAGCCTCCTCCCCGTTGACGCCGTCGTCGCCCGCACCAGCCAGCGGTCCCAGCGCCAGCAactctcccccgccgccgccgccctcggcCGCTACCTCGGTCAGGGTCACAGCAGGCCTTGGCCTTGTCCTCCTGCTTGCCGGTCTCATGGCTTGA